A single Lolium perenne isolate Kyuss_39 chromosome 6, Kyuss_2.0, whole genome shotgun sequence DNA region contains:
- the LOC139832727 gene encoding uncharacterized protein, protein MPPLVAAHVGFVCLAGGDASPKGIWGAPDRKSVPAASPKAHFCPAWPHTVSGAPSPSPSHRGRSGDAGHNEKRGGLPHIGDYLHKPLVRASFLVAPSFPRLPLHRRRWISRPFGRLICAGSQHRCRGWGSRRSCRRRRVASASQNAPSNPPHLRAQKVLDDLPGMDSDDEMVALLLEDEQAFDDDLREHLLIIASLQDMLDAEAEKRKRPRRGGSRPGRRKSKPRQRMEGHAMLHNDYFADGATHADNFRRRYRMSKGLFMNILHGVREFDPYFKLKVDARRSRGRSINGGL, encoded by the exons cgtcccccaaagggatttggggcgcgccggacagaaaaagcgttccagccgcgtcccccaaagcccatttttgtccggcgtggccccatacggtgtccggcgccccgagcccgtccccgtcccacaggggacgctccggggacgccggacacaacgaaaagcgaggcgggctcccacatatcggcgactatttgcataaaccgttggttcgcgcctcttttctcgtcgctccttccttcccgcgcctcccactccaccgccgccgctggatttcccggccgtttgggcgtctgatTTGTGCTGGGAGTcagcaccgttgtcgcggctggggctcccgccggtcgtgccgccgccgccgcgtcgccagcgcctcccagaacgcgccgtcaaatccgccccacctccgcgcacagaaggtgctcgacgacttgccag gcatggacagcgacgatgagatggttgccctgctgctggaggacgagcaagcgttcgatgacgacctgcgggagcatttgctgatcatcgcgtccctccaggacatgcttgacgctgaggcggagaagaggaagaggccgcgccgcggaggatcaaggccgggaagaaggaagtcgaagccccggcagaggatggaggggcatgccatgctgcacaacgactacttcgccgacggggcaacacatgccgacaattttcggcgccggtacaggatgagcaagggcctgttcatgaatatcctccacggcgttcgagagttcgacccctacttcaagctcaaggtcgacgccaggcgttctcgg GGTCGGTCAATCAATGGTGGTCTCTGA